The Oryzias melastigma strain HK-1 linkage group LG15, ASM292280v2, whole genome shotgun sequence genome includes the window tttgtattttgattaaaaaaataaataaatcttgaattCTTGTCTTAATTAAAGTGGTTTAgcttaaagaaaagtttcatttcaacatttcCATTAATGGTTTTGgacaatttaacacaaaaaaatgcaattttccaATTTATACAGAAAATCTATGAAGAAAATACACCTTTTTGCAGAGTTattgttcaaaaatgaaaaaattttTATGCATTTCAAGCATAATACATATCGTTACATATATAAAGAGCTAGTTTACACATACAAATATGGAAATGTGTGGAAAAAGTAGCTAGTAGTAtcatttttcaccatttttgttagaaaactttgtaaaaataaatcccCAGATGTTGAACAGATCATGAACAGTGagagactaaataaaataaactaaaatacagATGTTTGACTCACACATAAGCTTCATATCTAAAAACTCTTTTGCCAAGAGAGAAGATGTTTGGACAAACGATGGCAGACCGTGTCATCTAATGTGTACGCGCAAAGCTTGACAGTATTTCTACACAGCTGACATATGGTCATCTTTCACATCTTCCTTCGGCCTAGAACAGAAGGagagaaaatattaaaaccagAGCTGGTTATGTTGCTTCTTCTCTGAATATGGAACTCAAAGTGATGATGTAAATGGATTTAATTTGCATCATTTACATCCAAAAGGACAtactttaaatgtgaaaaaagacgCAAGaatggaataaataaaatcaggatTAGAAGTTGTATTTTCTGAATTTCCtttgtatttttacttattagaaaaataagaaagtttAACTATTGAGGCTTTAAAACTCATCAGCTTCATGGTAATAAGTGGAACctaaagaataaaatacttAAGTGTTTCTGcgtatataaatgtataaattcagCATTcctttaagcaaataaaaacacaactaatAGATATTTACTGAACTGGTGAATTATTGAGATTATTTTATTctacaagtaaaaataattcaaaatattgatttagaagactttgaaaaataaacaaaaatgatataTTATGAAATgagatataaataaatgttaataaaagtCTAGCATAACACAAAAAATTTGCATATTTACAGGAATCTTACAGATAAATTAGTCTAATATCAAAATATTATCCCTTTATTAAGCGATTTTACTTTAgaaagactttatttttaatgttacatttagttaaaaaatataaattacacTTTAGCACCCTAGAGAAGAtttaataaattgtatttttgtgttttattcccCAAAACCGTCTAATATAGTTCTGCTGTGACTCTACTGAGCTCAGATTTCCCTTTATGAAGCCAGTCCTCTGACCTCCTCCTCACCTTCCTCTCTTCGTTGGAGTCTTTATTGACCAGGCCTTCATCGCTGGCGGCCTGCAGACTATCGAAAGTGCCCTGCCTGTCATGCTCCGCCCCCGACGAGCTGCTTTCTCTCTGACGGTTCTTCCACGTCTTCATGATGACCTCCAGACAGGCAAACTTGGTGTCAGTGGTGCAGGCGTACATGCCGATGGGCACGGCCAGAACCATGGCTAGGACGATCACCACGATGTGAATGAGCTTCTCCCTCTGCTCCATCtctgtgatgtcacttcctgtcacGAATACGATGCACTGGCCCGGGCGTGGCACCTGGTTCTTGAGGGTGACACAGATTTCGTATTTGGTGGCGGGCATCAGGTCAGACACAGAGTAGGAGTGGATCCCGGGCCCGATGTAGGTGGTTTCTTTCTTCGTGGCGCCGGAGCGGCCGAAGTGGATGGTGAACCAAGTGTCAGCTGGGTGTTCGAGAGCGGCGAACCACTCGATGGAGATGCCGCGGACTGTCTGCTTACTGATACGGATGTCGATGAAGACGTTTTCGTCACCGGCACTCGGGGCGCCTGAGAAGCCTGGAGGATGAGGAGACTGTGGGCTGACGGCAGACTGGACATCCAGAAGAACACTGGAGGAGGAGTTCCCTATGAAGTTGACTGCAGTGCAGGTGTAGACGCCATGATCCGCCATGCGGACGGAGGGGATCACCAGGAGGGATCTGATGGTATCCTCAGCTACTCTTTCCTGAGATTCTGggaaagaaaaatgcaatataaaaCACATCTACTGACATGTTAAGTCCAGAATCACCAAATGTGTGAGATCTTCAAATGGTGACTTGTTCAAACCAgtggaaaacattaaaatagaatCAATGTTGTAATCATGATTGAACTGTATTGTGTGTTGACTGAATTCTAGATgctgaaaatgtaattatttatgtttttgaaggttttgcagacaaataaaagttcattcatagtctttttttaatctgtttagcttttttaaagaattaaaacagTATAGTTAAAGGTTGctcttttttctaaaatattttgctttacaataaaaaaagaaacaaaaaaacaaacatatgaaGAGACTGGTAATTGCTGTTCTTATAAAtgtaccattttttaaaaaacatttttagcaaaaataatcagaattgAACTCTCTTTCTAACCCTAtagaccagaggtgtcaaactcaatagcacagggagccaaaatccaaaatacatcTTAGGTTATGGGGCGaactttataaacatttattaaacacacgaaaacttaattttaaaacgttaaaaaagtaacttttttactTAACTAAAGCCTTAAAAATcaccttaaaaactgaaaaacgaagctaaattagccaaaacagctagcatgtagctgaaatatcagctaagcTACAGAAAtctttgctaaatatttttagcaataaTAATCAGAGACCAGAAGGATCAAAGTCAATCACGCAaaataagcccaagataacattggatCATTAATAACGACAGAATAAAAAAGGTCTAGAGAGctagatagaattacccagcaggccttgactttcacacatgcTTTGGACAGTCAGTACAGTTCCAGTTTTACTAAGTATCATAATTACATTGGTCCAAATCCAGCAGAATGCTGTTGAATGACTAAGCAGTTCACATGTGGAATtgtacatttctgaaaaaaaaaaaagaaattacaaaaatgatttCTCAAATATTGTGACCAAAGCCACATTGAACATCCATGCTACTTGCTGGcctggaaaattaaaaatacccATAGTACCAGTAGGGCCTAATCTCCTGTCTGGGGTGCAGACAGAATATTGAGGGGGCAAATCTGGGCGTGCTGACAGTTTGGGGTGTCGTATCCCTCCAACCTCCTTACATGACTGTTTATTGCTATCAGTTCCATTTGCCCGCACTGGAGGACACGCTACAGAACTCCTTatgttaaatgattttaaatccaagttgagaacacaagaaaaaatgttttatttgcaactgtttttaaaaatacatgatatttttattttctaactgtaattattatttatttatttttgccaggactcccttgaaaagagatttttaaatctcaagagatttcctggttaaataaaggttaataaataaaaaaatcattgtgtGGGGGGATTGCCCCCCTTTGCTCTGTCCTGCTTATATGTTTCCAGAAAGACTCTTATGCCTGTTTGACCTCTGATCCAGCCCTACACATTAGAGTACGGGGAGAAAAGCCATTAAAGTGGAGGTTTGAAATCACAATCTGCAGTAAAAACTCCACTCCAAGGGTTTAGTGGAAACAGATCTGGCATTAATTACATTCTGTGCACTAATCTATAATCTCcaacactttaaattaacaCTGAGTCCATGTTTGAGAGTGCTTTGATAATTAAATCACACTGAGCtaatgttgattttttattttaatgtatttatgacTAAACTTGGATTTAATTTATCATCATTTATTACTTGAAGTGGATGCTCCTACCAGGAAATCCTCTGATTATCTTGAGCCCATATGTCCACCACACGGCAGGGTCAGGCCTGGCCTTGGCCACGCACTGCAGGGTGACGTTCGAGCCCGGCGGCACGCTCACGCTCGCCGTCGGGGTGCTCACGGCGGGTTTTACGCACACCTGCAGCTCGATTTCATGGAAGAACTTCCCGGCTTTAAAGTCCGGCCCTGAGCAGGTCAAGTAGGAGTTCATCAGGATGATCGGGGGGCTCAAAGACAAGATGAACTCCACGAAGCCCTTCAGCCGGCAGTCGCACAGCCAGGCGTTGTCGTGCAGGGCCAGAACCACATTCGGCCCGGACGCCATCGCCTCGcgctcctccatgttctggagttTTTGGTAGAGAGGCCAGTTTTGAAAGACCTCCTTTGATATAACCGTGAGTCTGTTGAAAGACAAGTCTAGATAGGTCAGACCAGGTAGGAACTTTAAGGCGTGCTCCGGCAGGACGTCCAGCTGGTTGTGCTTCAGGTCCAGGATCTTGAGGAGCGGCGTGTCCTCGAACGCTGTCCATGGCACTGAACGCAGCTTGTTCCCCTGCAGACGGAGCTCGGACAGATTCCCCAAACCCTCCAAACCCTTGGAGTTGATCACGGTGATGTGGTTGAAGTTCAGCCACAAATTCTCCAAAGAGGTCGTTTTTGAGAAAGCACCTCTGGGGATTTCAGTGAAGTGAGATTTTTCGATGCGTATTTTGGTCAGATCACCTGGAAGGTTTACCGGTATGGCGCCAAACGCACCATCCTCCATGCAGACGAGCGACCTGGGGTTAAACATGATCAAAATAATCCATAAACTCTCTCTAACTTTAATTCAAAAACTTCTATTCATCCTTGTTGTTCTAAAGTGACTTAAAAATAGCAACAGTATCTTAAGTCCATGAAAGCAGACCTCACCTTCCATGACGGTCATCGACGCAGCTGCAAGCAGGTAAACAATGAGAGTGAACTTCGGTGTTAAGCAAAATTATAACCAGCAGGAAAGAAATTATTTCCATAGTCCGAGAGAATTTCTCAATTTCAGGGTTAGCATTTGTGCTCAAGTCATGTCCGGTGCAGCAGACGACAGAAGCCTATTAAGCTTAATCCCTGACACAGTTTGCAGGAACAAGTGGCTTTTAATTCTTGGAGAAGACGGTCATGGTCACAAAGGCACACAATGCCTTAAAGAAATATGACCTgacaagttattttttctttgttgattAATGCtctgaacaaaataataatgagGTGGATGAAAAGAGTTTCAGGGGACCCAGATGCAAAAAATTCCCTtgatatttactttaaaagtcacaCTGCGGTGCATacatacttaaaaaatatatagcattaactgcAATAATGATAGTGGAAATGGTGTAAGCTGAAATCGGCCccttaagatgctgaaattgacagctaaaaacgctgaagttgataccaagctgaaatattagctaaatgaaaaaTTTGCCTGAAAACTGGTATAATGTACAATTTAACGACAAAACTAgcatagaaataaaatattagcccccaattagcctaaaaaatgaataacccaaaacagctagcatgcagctgaaatattaactatactccaaaatagccttaaaaacagaaaaaacctaaattagtcaCAAAAGAGCGCATGTGGcagatatattagctaaactctaaaatagccttaaaaactgaaaaaagccagagttagcctaaaaagatagaatgttactgaaatattagctaaactccaaaatagccttaaaaaactgagaaaaatccaaaattagccaaaacagctagcatttagccgaaatattagctaaactccaaaatagcctaaaaaactgaaaaaagcctaaattagccaaaacagctagcatgtagctgaaatattagctaaactccaaaatagtctaaagaaactaaaataaattaaataagccaaaacaactagtagCTAGccacactccaaaatagccttaaaaaaccccagtaatgccaaaatagttcaaaaaatCTAGAacaatgctaatataacagctgaaactccaaataagcccaAAAACCAGTTGATGACCAAACATCTCAAAAtattaatccatccattttttaaataggtTTTATCTCTTTCAGGGTCACATGGTTTCAAAGCCTAACCTTAAAATGTTATAATCttgttaactttaatatttcaaaatgtatgtGTAGAGTAAACATGAAATGTCTTCCtcctaatttaataaaaatattgttttgttttctaaatcggcagaatgttttgtgtttttctttattacttattgatttattattttgttagaaAGGGCAGACAAAGTAAATTTTCATCTTTCTGTctcctctttatttttcttctttttttcccccttcctGTTTGAGTTGCCCCTATCTCAAAATAAGCAATGGTTTACTTTTATACTATAACTCTGACATATCTAAGaccaaaacttaaataaaatacagtacatgtggatatatattttatatataatttcattttactGAATCCAGTGCACTCAGCTCCTGGTCGCTGTTTTAACCCCCTACATGTCCATTATTTTAATCAGTTGATGTGACATTATTCTCAGCTCATTTTTACCCTTTATGGTTCCAAGGTATATTTTCCCCTGAGGTACCATGAACGCATCATGATAAGTAAGTAGACTTTTAGGAATAGTACTAGGTTTGCTATAGGAGTGTTTTCATCTGCTTACTTAGGTCTACAGCACAAGGGGACACCCTTTGATTGTTTTAaggtctttcttttttgttaaagatcCAAAGATTCAATCAAGTCAGATTACTAATTTATCAAAATTTTTCAATAGTCGTAAGTGAGATATGTAGACAAAAATCTACAACAGATTTGTTGTCAGAGGAACAGAGTTATAGAAACACACAGTTCGATTtgtataaaagtttatttaaagagATTCCGATATGTAGTATGATTGAAATAAATAGATCTACATAACATATGGGTTATGATGCCCCAAACTGGCATAATATGGGTACATTTGATTAAGTATGCTTCTCATCTCTGggaataaaaatcattttgcaTAATTTCTACTTTATTTACATGGTGTCATAGTTCAGTTCTTTTGTGTACGTCTCTCCAGCTCCAGCTCGTCTCCATTCAGCAGTGATGAACCATGCCTGTGTGTATATCTTCTCTGTGAACATATGACAGATACATACAGAGGCACAGGGTTAACTGTGTGTGTACACTAGCcgataaatatttacaaatcgTACATGTGAGATACAAACAACGGAGTGTCTACCACTGAGTTCCCTTTGAATCAGATTGGGTTGAATGAAATCAAAACTCCAGTGAGTGAGTACTTTTACACGAGACAGCAAATGTTTGAGTCATTGTGCAACATTAGAGAGGTGTTCTCATCAATTCCTTCAAACCGATATTTCCATTATAGTGCAGCGTGCAAAAGTCCTCTGATAGAAGTTGGCTCTCTGTGGAGGGGGAGTTGGTGGCATTATCCAGCGGGGAGGGACGGGCGGTGGGGAATCCCACTGAGTGGGGGACTGGGTGCGTGTGGGAGGGGGGCTGACGTCAGGGTGCTGAGTGGGGTGGGGGTATGGACGGTGGTGCGGGTACGGGTGTGGGTGGAAGTGGACTTGTGGGCAGCGGTGATAGTGAGCGTTGGGGTTTGAAGTGCGGCGCTGGTGGTGGTGAGTCCGGGGAGCGTGGCGTGGCGCGGGAGCCGGAGCTGGAGCATGACGTCAGCAGAAGTACTCGTTAGGCTGTCCCTCTATTTTAGCCGTGGCCTCCGAGTCCAGGCTGGAGCGGGCCGACAGCAGCCTGTTGGACTCTTCGGGGTTCAGTCTGTTCAGGTATTCGCCTTCGAGCCCTTTAGCTTTAGTAGCGGGCGACAGAGTTTCAAAAGTCACATATGAATCTTGAATGTCCTTCGATTTCTTGCCCCAGTACTTTTGAATGCGTCTCTTCAGGGCCCCACAACAAACGATAACCGTGAGTGGGACTGCAATGACACAAGCCACGGTGATCACTATTACGTTGATCAGCTTCTGGGTGCCTGTCGCACTCGCGGCTTCATCGGTGGAGAAAATGACACACTGCTCCTTCTTGGGGATCAGCCCCTTCACGCACACACAGGCGATGTACTTGGTCCTGGGCACCAGCCCGTCGATGGTGACTCGCGTCTGCCCTGCTCCCACGTTTATCTTCCTCATGTCTCGCTCTCCAAACACGGCGTACAACACGATGAACGCTGTTGTGTTCTTTGCTTTGGGTGCCCTCCAGTTCAGGGAGATCGTGTTGTCAGTGTCCCCCACCACCTTGACGGAGCGGACCAGTCTGTCGGGGTCCTGCTGCAGCGATGAAGTGTTGGCTGCCAGGTTGCTCAGATTCGTCTTCTCCA containing:
- the lrit2 gene encoding leucine-rich repeat, immunoglobulin-like domain and transmembrane domain-containing protein 2 isoform X2, which produces MEIISFLLVIILLNTEVHSHCLPACSCVDDRHGRSLVCMEDGAFGAIPVNLPGDLTKIRIEKSHFTEIPRGAFSKTTSLENLWLNFNHITVINSKGLEGLGNLSELRLQGNKLRSVPWTAFEDTPLLKILDLKHNQLDVLPEHALKFLPGLTYLDLSFNRLTVISKEVFQNWPLYQKLQNMEEREAMASGPNVVLALHDNAWLCDCRLKGFVEFILSLSPPIILMNSYLTCSGPDFKAGKFFHEIELQVCVKPAVSTPTASVSVPPGSNVTLQCVAKARPDPAVWWTYGLKIIRGFPESQERVAEDTIRSLLVIPSVRMADHGVYTCTAVNFIGNSSSSVLLDVQSAVSPQSPHPPGFSGAPSAGDENVFIDIRISKQTVRGISIEWFAALEHPADTWFTIHFGRSGATKKETTYIGPGIHSYSVSDLMPATKYEICVTLKNQVPRPGQCIVFVTGSDITEMEQREKLIHIVVIVLAMVLAVPIGMYACTTDTKFACLEVIMKTWKNRQRESSSSGAEHDRQGTFDSLQAASDEGLVNKDSNEERKAEGRCER
- the lrit2 gene encoding leucine-rich repeat, immunoglobulin-like domain and transmembrane domain-containing protein 2 isoform X1, encoding MEIISFLLVIILLNTEVHSHCLPACSCVDDRHGRSLVCMEDGAFGAIPVNLPGDLTKIRIEKSHFTEIPRGAFSKTTSLENLWLNFNHITVINSKGLEGLGNLSELRLQGNKLRSVPWTAFEDTPLLKILDLKHNQLDVLPEHALKFLPGLTYLDLSFNRLTVISKEVFQNWPLYQKLQNMEEREAMASGPNVVLALHDNAWLCDCRLKGFVEFILSLSPPIILMNSYLTCSGPDFKAGKFFHEIELQVCVKPAVSTPTASVSVPPGSNVTLQCVAKARPDPAVWWTYGLKIIRGFPESQERVAEDTIRSLLVIPSVRMADHGVYTCTAVNFIGNSSSSVLLDVQSAVSPQSPHPPGFSGAPSAGDENVFIDIRISKQTVRGISIEWFAALEHPADTWFTIHFGRSGATKKETTYIGPGIHSYSVSDLMPATKYEICVTLKNQVPRPGQCIVFVTGSDITEMEQREKLIHIVVIVLAMVLAVPIGMYACTTDTKFACLEVIMKTWKNRQRESSSSGAEHDRQGTFDSLQAASDEGLVNKDSNEERKVRRRSEDWLHKGKSELSRVTAELY